One Paenibacillus sp. FSL W8-0186 genomic window carries:
- a CDS encoding GrpB family protein: MEEQWRIAAYDPEWRSLFLATGMKLREALGEQALRIDHVGSTSVAGLDAKPIIDIQISVTNFDDLQLFKKPIEDTGFTLRKDNSDKSKRYFRELPGSRRTHVHVRQAGSFAEQMTLLFRDYLREHKEDCVRYAHEKHRLMELYKQERAKYVEGKGPMIWSILHKAHAWSQRTGWSPGPSDL; the protein is encoded by the coding sequence ATGGAGGAGCAGTGGAGAATTGCTGCTTATGATCCTGAGTGGAGAAGCTTATTTCTAGCGACAGGAATGAAGCTAAGAGAAGCATTAGGTGAACAGGCGCTTCGAATAGATCATGTAGGCTCAACCTCAGTTGCCGGATTAGATGCAAAACCGATCATCGATATCCAAATCTCCGTTACAAATTTCGATGATCTGCAGCTTTTCAAGAAACCGATCGAAGATACTGGATTTACGTTAAGAAAAGACAATTCGGATAAGAGCAAAAGATACTTTCGTGAGTTACCCGGGAGCAGGAGGACACATGTCCACGTCAGGCAGGCCGGAAGCTTCGCCGAGCAGATGACTTTACTTTTCAGAGACTATTTAAGAGAACACAAGGAGGATTGCGTGAGATATGCACATGAAAAACACCGACTCATGGAGCTGTACAAGCAAGAACGTGCCAAGTATGTGGAAGGCAAAGGGCCGATGATATGGAGCATACTGCACAAAGCGCATGCTTGGTCACAGCGGACTGGCTGGAGCCCGGGACCATCTGATTTATAA
- a CDS encoding DNA topology modulation protein, with translation MKKVLVLGCAGSGKSTFSTRLGHLTGLSVIHLDSFYWKAGWIAATEEEWDQTIEELLNHDGYIMDGNYSRTLDKRLIDADVVFFFDFPRLLCIYRAIKRRILNHGRTREDMAAGCKEKIDLEFLRWIWNFRTRSRGKILETLDQVKEQKQVIIFRTTKEVKEYLALMESTRGNACAGR, from the coding sequence ATGAAGAAAGTGCTTGTATTGGGATGTGCAGGCTCCGGCAAATCTACCTTTTCAACACGTTTAGGACATCTCACCGGACTGTCGGTGATTCATCTTGACTCGTTCTATTGGAAGGCAGGCTGGATCGCTGCAACCGAAGAAGAGTGGGATCAGACGATCGAAGAATTACTGAATCATGATGGTTACATTATGGATGGAAATTACTCCAGAACTTTAGATAAGAGGCTTATCGATGCGGACGTCGTATTTTTTTTCGATTTTCCGCGTTTATTATGCATCTATCGGGCAATTAAACGCAGAATTCTCAATCACGGGCGAACGAGAGAGGATATGGCAGCAGGCTGTAAAGAGAAGATCGATTTAGAATTTTTGCGGTGGATTTGGAACTTCAGGACAAGAAGCAGGGGCAAAATATTAGAAACGCTTGATCAAGTAAAAGAACAAAAGCAGGTCATTATTTTTAGAACAACCAAGGAAGTAAAGGAATATTTGGCCTTAATGGAATCGACAAGGGGGAATGCTTGTGCTGGGAGATGA